The segment CGGCGAAGGAGACGACGAGCGTTCCCAGGGCTCCGGTGAAGAAGAGCCAGTCCGGGACCCCCGGCATGAGCGCGAGCCGACGCTCACCGCCGCCCGGGCGCCCGGTCCCCGCTCCGATGGGAACGAGCGCCATCCCGCACTTGGGGCATCGCCCGGGGAACGGCTGTCGGACCGTCTCGCACATCGGGCAGCCCCAGACGAGGCTGGGAAGGCCGCGGATGGTGCGGGCGGCGGGGCGCGGGCGCACCGGCGCGTGGGCCTGCGCCGGGACGAAGACCGCCGGCGACAGGAGGATCAGGATGGCGAGGACGGAGACGGTTCGCCGCGGCATGGCCCCTTTCCCCGGAGAGTCCCCGGGGAATATAGGTTCCGGCCGCCGGGTGCGGCTTTGCCCCGGCGGTGGGCTCCCGGTAGGCTGGCACCACGTCCCGCCCACCGCGACCGGCGGCCCGGGCGGGGACGCCGCGGAGGCCCACGCTTGCGGTCAGCGGGTCGCGTCCTGGTCAGCGTCGTTGCCGCCCTTCTGATCGTCGGGGCGTGCTTCGGGGCCGACCTTCACACCCACGGATGGCCGGACCCGGGGCGCCCCGCGGTGGCGGCGGCACCGGCGGCTGCGACCTTCTGCACCGCCTGCATCCTCGCCCATGGGAAGCTCGCCGAGGGCACGCCGTCGGCGGAGGTGCGGACGACCGCGTGCGGCCCCACTCCGCCTCCCGGCGAGCTCCTCGGCCTCCAAGAACCGGTCCGCGGGCCCTGGCAGGCCCGCGCTCCACCCCTCGCGCGGACGGCGTTGCGTTGAAAGAGCGGCCCCGGACGGGGCGGACGCTGTCTTCTTGGCGGCGCGGGACGACCGGCGCCGCGCGCGTGAGGAGGGAGGAGATTGACGAGAGCGAAAGTGTTCGGGCCGGTTCGGGGCGGGCGCGCCCTCGCCGCCCTGGCCCTGGTCTTTAGCGCTGTCCTGGTGCCCGCGCGGGCCGCCGAAGGGGTTCGTGAACTCGAAGCGCAGCTGGCCCGCCTCGAGGAGCGGATGGAGGCGATGCGGGCGGCGTACGAAGAGAGGATCGCCCGGCTCGAGCGCCGGATCGCGGAACTCGAGAAGAAAGGGCGGGATGCCGGCACCCGGGCGGCCGCACCGGCGGACGAGATCGCACGCCTTCGGGCGGCGGCGCGAGCCGCCGCCGGCGGGGCGCAGGCGGCCGCGCAGGCGCCTCCACCGGCGGTCGCCGTGGGGCACGAGCGAAACCTCAACCGGTTGAACCCGGAGATCTCGCTGACGGGTGACGTGGTCGCCGCCGCGTCGGGGCCGGGCCAGCGGTTCGATGCGCGCGAGTTCGAGCTCGACCTGCAATCGGCGCTGGATCCGTTTTCCTCGACGAAGCTGACCCTGGCGATCGGCGGCGGAGAGGTCGACATCGAAGAGGGTTACGTCCGCTACACGGGGCTCGCGCCCGGTCTGACGCTGCGCGCGGGGAAGATGCGCCAGACGTTCGGAGCGCTCAACCGCCACCACCTCCACGCGCTGCCCCAGGTCGACTACCCGCTGGTCTACGAGACCTTCTTCGGTCCGGAGGGGCTCGCGCAGACCGGTGTCTCGGTCGACTGGCTGCTCCCGCACGGCTGGTCGACGGCGAGCGAGATCACCCTCCAGGTCACCGACGGCTCCTCCGAGCTCTTCTCGGGAGGGTCCTTCGAGCGGCTGTCGGGACTCGCCCACGTCAGGAGCTACTGGGACCTTTCCCCCGCCACGTACCTCGAATGGGGTCTTTCCGCCGTGACCGGGACGCGGGCGCCCGGCCTCGGGGCGACGGTGCTCGGGAGCGACGTCACCCTCCACTGGCAGCCGCCTGCACGGGCCAAGTACAGAGAGTTCATCTGGCGAACGGAGATCGCGCGGTCGGCGAGGGAGGCCGCCGGCGGGCCGGTCGCGCGGGCCTGGGGCGGGTACTCCTACCTCGAAGGGCTGGTGCGGAGGAATCTCTACACCGGTCTCCGCTACGACCGTGTGTTCGATCCGGAGGTCCCGTCCCTCGGCACGTGGGCGATCGAGCCTTATCTCTCGTGGTGGCAGAGCGAGTTCGTGCGGCTCCGGCTGGCCTACCAGCTTCGCCACGATCCGCTGACAGGGGACGACGACCACCGGATCCGGTTCCAACTGACGTGGGCCGCCGGCCCGCACAAGCACGAGTCCTACTGAGGAGGGACGACGATGATCCGCAACACCGTGCCGCTTGCCGGCGTCATCCTGCTGGCCTTCGCCGCCGCCGGACATGCGGCGGAGAAGGTGAAGGTGGTCACCACGCTGCCCTCCTACGCCGCCATCGCCCGCGAGGTCGGCGGAGAGCGCATCGAGGCGCGATCGATCTCGCGCCCCGACGAGGACGCCCACTTCGTCAAGCCGAAGCCTTCGCTGGCGCTGATGCTCAAGGACGCCGACCTGTTCGTGACGACCGGTCTCGACCTCGAGCTCTGGGCACCGACGCTGGTCGACAAGTCGGGAAACCGCAGGATCCGCGACGGGCAGCCGGGCTTCGTCGCCGCGGCGCAGGGCGTCCACATGCGGGACGTACCGGCGAACGCAAGCCGGGCGGCGGGCGATATCCACATCTACGGCAATCCGCATATCCATACGAGCCCGATCAACGCCAAGGTCATCGCCGCGAACATCGAGGCGGGGCTGGAGCGGGTCGATCCGGACGGCGCCGCGTTCTACCGGGATCGGCTCGCAGCCTTCCGGGCTCGCATCGACGAGGCTCTCTACGGGAAGGAGCTCGCCGATCTCCTCGGAGGCGAGGTTCTCGATCCTCTGGCGGAGCAGGGACGCCTGATCGAGTTTCTGCAGCGGGAACGCTACGACGGCCACCCGCTGATCGATTCTCTCGGCGGCTGGCTCGGACGCGCCCTGCCGCTGCGGGGAAAGAAGATCATCGCCTATCACAAGAACTGGATCTACTTCACCGATCTTTTCGGCCTGCAGGTGGTGGACTATGTCGAAGCGAAGCCGGGAATCCCGCCCTCGAGCCGGCACGTCCACGAGTTGATCCGGGAGATCGAAACGGGTGGGATCCGGGTGCTCCTCTCGGCGACCTACTTCGCCCCGGACAAGCCCCGCGCGATCGCCGAGCGGACCGGATGCCGCGTCGTGCGCGTGCCCCTCGAGCCCGGCGGGCAAGAGGCTCCGGACTACTTCGCGTTGATCGATCTGTGGATCACCAGGCTGCTGGAAGCGTTCGGAGAAGGGGGCTGAGCGATGCTGGATGTGCTCGAGTTTCTCGCCGCGCCCTTCACCGCCTGCGCTGCTCTCGTCGTCATTCTCGGCTACTTCGGCATCCACGTGATCCTGCGGCGGGTGATCTTCGTCGACCTCGCTCTGGCGCAGATCGCGGCTCTCGGAACGCTGCTCGCCTTCATGAGAGGGCACGAGCCGGGAAGCGCGGCGGCGATCGGGTACTCGCTGGGGGCGGCGCTCGCGGGCGCCGCCATCTTCAGTGCCACCCGGTCGCGCCGCGAGCGGGTGCCGCAGGAAGCGATCATCGGGATCACCTACGTCGTCGCGTCGGCCCTGGCGATCGTTGTCGCGGACCGGGCTCCGGAGGGAGCGGAGCACATCAAGGAACTCCTCGCCGGAGCGGTGATCTGGGTCACGTGGCCGGCGGTTCTTCGCGATGCGGCGGTCTTCGCAGCGGTGGGCGTGCTCCACGTCCTGCTGCGGCGACGCTTCATCGAGATCACCGATGATCCGGAGGGTTGCTTCGAGCGGGGCATCGCCGTTCGCGCCTGGGACTTCCTGTTCTACGCCGGATTCGGCGTCGTGATCACCTTCGCGGTGGGCACCGGCGGCGTCCTCATGGTCTTCTCGTTCCTGGTGGCGCCGGCGATCCTCGCGATCGGCCTCGCCGACGGGTGGGGCCGGCGAGTCGCCATCGCGTGGGCGGCGGGTCTCGCGGCCTCCGCCGCCGGCCTGCTCGGCTCCTATCGGTGGGACATGCCGGCCGGCCCGGCGGTGGTTTGCGTGCTCGGGCTGCTGCTCGTCGTTCACGCGGCGGCCCGGGCGATCCCGTTGCCGCGGGCCCGGCGCCCTGAGGCGGCGGACGGCGGCTGAGATTCCGGGTCAGCCGCGCCCGCGCCGCCAGGCTTCGAAGCTTTCGAGATCGCTCTCGATCTGTCTTCTCAGGTCGGCGGCCGTGTCGAATCGCCTTTCGTCCCGCAGGCGATCGAGGAAGCGGAGTTCCAGCCGCCGGCCGTACAGGTCCTCGTCGAGCCCGGGAAGGAAGGTCTCCACGACGAGACGCCGGTCGCCGAACGTCGGCCGGGTGCCGACGTTGGTCAGGCCGAAAGCCTCGCGTCCCGCCCAGGCCGCCTGCGTGACGTAGACGCCGCGGGCCGGCAGGAACTCGTTCTCGGGGGCGAGGTTCGCGGTCGGCACGAGGAGCGGACGCCCGCGCCCTTCGCCGTGGACGACGGTCCCGACGAGGGCGAACGGCCGGCCGAGGAGGCGCGCGGCCTCCGACGCCCGCCCTTCCGACAGCAGGCGCCGGATCCGGCTCGCCGAGAT is part of the Acidobacteriota bacterium genome and harbors:
- a CDS encoding zinc ABC transporter substrate-binding protein; this translates as MIRNTVPLAGVILLAFAAAGHAAEKVKVVTTLPSYAAIAREVGGERIEARSISRPDEDAHFVKPKPSLALMLKDADLFVTTGLDLELWAPTLVDKSGNRRIRDGQPGFVAAAQGVHMRDVPANASRAAGDIHIYGNPHIHTSPINAKVIAANIEAGLERVDPDGAAFYRDRLAAFRARIDEALYGKELADLLGGEVLDPLAEQGRLIEFLQRERYDGHPLIDSLGGWLGRALPLRGKKIIAYHKNWIYFTDLFGLQVVDYVEAKPGIPPSSRHVHELIREIETGGIRVLLSATYFAPDKPRAIAERTGCRVVRVPLEPGGQEAPDYFALIDLWITRLLEAFGEGG
- a CDS encoding metal ABC transporter permease, producing the protein MLDVLEFLAAPFTACAALVVILGYFGIHVILRRVIFVDLALAQIAALGTLLAFMRGHEPGSAAAIGYSLGAALAGAAIFSATRSRRERVPQEAIIGITYVVASALAIVVADRAPEGAEHIKELLAGAVIWVTWPAVLRDAAVFAAVGVLHVLLRRRFIEITDDPEGCFERGIAVRAWDFLFYAGFGVVITFAVGTGGVLMVFSFLVAPAILAIGLADGWGRRVAIAWAAGLAASAAGLLGSYRWDMPAGPAVVCVLGLLLVVHAAARAIPLPRARRPEAADGG